From a single Raphanus sativus cultivar WK10039 chromosome 3, ASM80110v3, whole genome shotgun sequence genomic region:
- the LOC130509356 gene encoding uncharacterized protein LOC130509356, translated as MGNYASCALSNTTSSSSSSSSKVILPDGEVRHIHAPTKAAELMMEISSFFLVDAKTLKIGRKLNPLAADDDLETRGRHVYVAFPMTRATSSANTSDMARLFLATKKQQRRSVGAKSTAAKQCHNGGRISPEGEEDDVEMISAGSKLSLEDIDDQFSAAELMHRISNSKSKKPKLETIAEEESVLNAHEIKQMLELDFFNVFFNNVSSRL; from the coding sequence ATGGGAAACTACGCTTCTTGCGCTCTAAGCAACAcaacgtcttcttcttcttcatcatcttcaaaaGTGATTCTCCCTGACGGTGAAGTGCGTCACATTCACGCGCCGACCAAAGCCGCCGAGCTTATGATGGAGATTTCTAGCTTCTTCCTCGTCGACGCCAAAACGTTAAAGATCGGTCGGAAACTTAACCCGTTAGCCGCCGACGATGATCTTGAAACTAGAGGCCGACACGTGTACGTCGCTTTCCCCATGACGCGTGCCACGTCATCAGCAAACACTTCGGACATGGCTCGGTTATTTCTAGCCACCAAGAAACAGCAGCGCCGCAGTGTCGGAGCCAAATCTACGGCCGCGAAACAGTGTCACAACGGCGGAAGGATTTCGCCGGAGGGAGAGGAGGACGACGTCGAGATGATATCGGCGGGATCTAAGCTGAGTTTAGAAGACATCGATGATCAGTTTTCGGCGGCGGAGTTAATGCATAGAATCTCGAATTCGAAATCTAAGAAACCAAAGCTGGAAACCATAGCTGAAGAAGAATCTGTCCTAAACGCACATGAAATCAAACAAATGTTGGAACTTGATTTTTTCAACGTTTTCTTTAATAATGTTAGTTCTCGTTTGTAG
- the LOC130509357 gene encoding uncharacterized protein LOC130509357, with protein sequence MGNYASCALSNTTSSSSSSSSKVILPDGEVRHIHAPTKAAELMMEIPSFFLVDAKTLKIGRKLNPLAADDDLETRGRHVYVAFPMTRATSSANTSDMARLFLATKKQQRRRVGTAVKHCHNGGRISPEGEEDVEMISAGSKLSLEDIDEFSAAELMHRISNSKSKKPKLETIAEEESVLNAHEIKQMLELDFFNGFFNNVSSRL encoded by the coding sequence ATGGGAAACTACGCTTCTTGCGCTCTAAGCAACAcaacgtcttcttcttcttcatcatcttcaaaaGTGATTCTCCCTGACGGTGAAGTGCGTCACATTCACGCGCCGACCAAAGCCGCGGAGCTTATGATGGAGATTCCTAGCTTCTTCCTCGTCGACGCCAAAACGTTAAAGATCGGTCGGAAACTTAACCCGCTAGCCGCCGACGATGATCTTGAAACTAGAGGCCGACATGTGTACGTCGCTTTCCCCATGACGCGTGCCACGTCATCAGCAAACACTTCGGACATGGCTCGGTTATTTCTAGCCACCAAGAAACAGCAGCGCCGCCGTGTCGGAACAGCCGTGAAACACTGTCACAACGGCGGAAGGATTTCGCCGGAGGGAGAGGAGGACGTCGAGATGATCTCGGCGGGATCTAAGCTGAGTTTAGAAGACATCGATGAGTTTTCGGCGGCGGAGTTAATGCACAGAATCTCAAATTCGAAATCTAAGAAACCAAAGTTGGAAACCATAGCTGAAGAAGAATCTGTCCTAAACGCACATGAAATCAAACAAATGTTGGAACTTGATTTTTTCAATGGTTTCTTTAATAATGTCAGTTCTCGTTTGTAG
- the LOC108837199 gene encoding mitochondrial pyruvate carrier 1, which produces MATASRFQAFLNSPVGPKTTHFWGPIANWGFVAAGLVDMQKPPEMISGNMSSAMCIYSALFMRFAWMVQPRNYLLLACHASNETVQLYHLSRWARAQGYLSSTKEEEKPSQ; this is translated from the exons ATGGCAACAGCATCAAGGTTCCAAGCATTCTTGAACAGTCCGGTTGGACCTAAAACAACCCATTTCTGGGGTCCTATCGCTAACTGGGGTTTTGTTGCTGCT GGTTTGGTGGATATGCAAAAGCCTCCAGAAATGATATCTGGAAACATGTCCTCAG CCATGTGTATTTACTCTGCACTGTTCATGAGGTTTGCATGGATGGTTCAACCACGCAACTATCTACTACTTGCCTGCCATGCTTCCAATGAGACTGTTCAGCTCTATCACCTCTCTCGTTGGGCTAGAGCCCAGGG TTATCTATCCTCCacgaaagaagaagagaaaccgTCTCAGTAA
- the LOC130509850 gene encoding LOW QUALITY PROTEIN: uncharacterized protein LOC130509850 (The sequence of the model RefSeq protein was modified relative to this genomic sequence to represent the inferred CDS: deleted 2 bases in 2 codons), with amino-acid sequence MSLSGAAAVGSSRNLRRAVEFGKTHVVRPKGKHQATIVWLHGLGDNGSSWSQMLETLPLPNIKWICPTAPSQPISLFGGFPSTAWFDVVDLTEDGPDDVEGLDVTAEHVAKLLSNEPADIKLGVGGFSMGAGTSLYSATCFALGKYGNGNPYPINLSAVIGLSGWLPCAKTLTGKLEEEQIKNRAASLPILVCHGKGDDVVPFKFGEKSSQALIAHGFKKTTFKAYSGLGHYTIPQETEDLCSWLTSTLGLEG; translated from the exons ATGAGTCTCTCTGGTGCTGCTGCAGTTGGTTCAA GCAGAAATTTGAGAAGAGCGGTGGAGTTT GGGAAAACTCATGTGGTTAGGCCCAAAGGGAAGCATCAAGCTACTATTGTCTGGCTACATGGCCTTGGCGACAATGGCTCCAG CTGGTCTCAGATGTTGGAGACGCTTCCCCTTCCAAAT ATCAAATGGATATGCCCGACTGCTCCTTCTCAA CCAATAAGTTTGTTTGGTGGTTTCCCTTCCACAGCTT GGTTTGATGTTGTGGACCTGACTGAAGATGGACCTGATGATGTAGAAGGACTGGATGTGACTGCCGAACATGTTGCAAAACTCTTGTCAAACGAGCCTGCTGACA TTAAGTTAGGTGTTGGAGGGTTCAGCATGGGTGCGGGGACTTCTCTATATTCTGCGACCTGCTTTGCGCTCGGTAAATATGGAAATGGCAATCCTTACCCTATCAATTTAAGCGCGGTCATTGGCTTGAGCGGGTGGCTTCCTTGTGCCAA GACACTAACTGGTAAACtagaagaggagcagatcaaGAACCGAGCTGCATCGTTACCCATCTTAGTTTGTCAtggaaaag GTGATGATGTTGTACCGTTCAAGTTTGGGGAGAAATCATCACAGGCCTTGATAGCACATGGGTTTAAGAAGACGACCTTCAAAGCTTACAGTGGACTTGGTCACTACACAATCCCACAGGAGACGGAGGATCTGTGCTCGTGGTTGACATCCACCCTCGGCCTCGAAGGCTGA
- the LOC130510125 gene encoding probable receptor-like protein kinase At5g20050, producing the protein MVSESNIIATITILTLLLVIIAARVYLKLSKTFYLLAGVDVSLILAVFCFLAIRKPLQQREEAPRIKIHLRGRELRIEYSFLRKVAGVPTKFKLDDLEEATDGFRIQIGKGGSGSVFKGVLKDGSQVAVKRIEGEEKGEREFRSEVAAIASVQHKNLVRLYGYSSVNRYRFLVYEYIPNSSLDVWIFPGRGGSRRLGGCLTWDQRYQVAIDILHLDVKPENILLDEDYRAVVTDFGLSKLVARDESRVVTEIRGTCGYLAPEWLLEHGISEKSDVYSYGIVLLEMIGGRRSISRVENKNKKNGKKKKKLEYFPRIVMEKMRERRVMEIVDQRLIEAKEVNDEGQVMKLVYVALWCIQEKAKNRPDMAMVIEMLEGRVHVNEPPDSKLVVVDLLAAAGGDDDDDVDVTTGVRRVVEIPRLHIQRERHFRFPSVCSSLVSPVSPR; encoded by the exons atggtaTCCGAAT CAAACATAATCGCCACCATCACCATCCTAACCCTCCTCCTCGTCATAATCGCCGCCCGTGTCTATCTAAAACTCTCCAAGACCTTTTACCTCCTCGCCGGCGTCGACGTCTCCTTGATCCTCGCCGTGTTCTGCTTCCTCGCGATCCGGAAACCGTTACAACAGAGAGAAGAAGCTCCTCGAATCAAGATACATCTCCGAGGAAGAGAGCTCAGGATCGAGTACAGCTTCCTCCGGAAAGTCGCCGGAGTCCCGACGAAGTTCAAGCTCGACGATCTCGAAGAAGCCACCGACGGGTTCCGGATCCAGATCGGGAAAGGCGGGTCGGGTTCGGTGTTCAAAGGTGTTTTAAAAGACGGAAGCCAAGTGGCCGTGAAGAGGATCGAAGgagaagagaaaggagaaagagagTTTAGGTCAGAGGTAGCCGCTATAGCTTCCGTGCAGCACAAGAATCTAGTTCGGCTTTACGGTTATTCGTCTGTTAACCGTTACAGGTTCCTCGTCTACGAGTATATACCGAACTCGTCTCTCGACGTGTGGATCTTCCCGGGCAGAGGAGGAAGCAGAAGACTCGGAGGATGCTTGACTTGGGACCAAAGGTACCAAGTTGCGATAGAT ATCTTGCATCTCGACGTTAAGCCGGAAAACATTCTCCTCGACGAGGATTATAGAGCGGTGGTGACGGACTTCGGACTGTCCAAGCTGGTCGCTAGAGATGAGAGCCGAGTTGTGACGGAGATACGCGGCACGTGCGGGTATCTAGCGCCGGAGTGGCTTCTGGAACACGGTATCTCCGAGAAGTCTGATGTTTATAGTTACGGGATCGTGTTGCTAGAGATGATCGGAGGGAGGAGAAGTATATCGAGGGTagagaacaagaacaagaagaacgggaagaagaagaagaagttggagTATTTTCCGAGGATTGTGATggagaagatgagagagaggAGAGTGATGGAGATCGTGGATCAACGGTTGATAGAAGCCAAGGAGGTTAATGATGAAGGGCAAGTGATGAAGTTGGTATATGTGGCGCTTTGGTGTATACAGGAGAAGGCTAAGAATAGGCCTGATATGGCTATGGTGATTGAGATGCTTGAAGGGAGAGTTCATGTGAATGAGCCGCCTGATTCCAAACTTGTTGTGGTCGATCTTTTGGCGGCAgctggtggtgatgatgatgatgatgttgatgtaACTACAGGTGTGAGAAGGGTTGTGGAGATACCAAGATTGCATATTCAGAGGGAGAGGCATTTTCGTTTTCCGTCTGTTTGCTCTAGTCTCGTATCTCCAGTTTCTCCACGTTAG
- the LOC108846918 gene encoding nudix hydrolase 19, chloroplastic, whose protein sequence is MLALFLSSSSSYPTLTFLARSVARRATLSSLTMSTNLRRTTTTHAYAGNPLKSKTPKSTDSFSPSSAFDSLKSLIPQIPNHHTATPPSPDFRVLPFSKGRPLVFSTGSGGDGEASASPIWHLGWISLAECKGMLASRGVDLDENSLVYLGPKVEEDLVCWAVDVSEEEDGVVLVFESRKLCFVELRTLMVAADWVDQRAMDELAIAGHARALLEWHRVSRFCGSCGGANVPKEAGRRKQCSNEACGKRVYPRVDPVVIMLVIDRENDRALLSRQSRYVPRMWSCLAGFIEPGESLEEAVRRETWEETGIEVGDVVYHSSQPWPVGPSSMPCQLMLGFFAFAKTLDINVDKEELEDAQWHSREDVKKALTFAEYRKAQRTAASKIEQICKGVEKSQGLSTDFNVESGELAPMFIPGPFAIAHHLISTWVDQGSGNVHSKPQAVSRVCS, encoded by the exons ATGCTtgctctcttcctctcttcttcttcttcatatccCACTCTCACTTTCCTCGCCAGATCTGTAGCCAGACGAGCAACACTCTCGTCTCTGACAATGTCGACGAACCTAAGAAGAACCACCACCACACACGCGTACGCAGGCAACCCCTTGAAATCCAAAACCCCAAAATCCACCGACTCCTTCTCTCCTTCCTCCGCTTTCGACTCCCTCAAATCCCTAATCCCGCAGATCCCCAATCACCACACCGCCACGCCTCCTTCCCCCGACTTCAGAGTCCTCCCCTTCAGCAAAGGCCGCCCGCTGGTGTTCTCCACTGGCAGCGGCGGAGACGGAGAAGCTTCCGCGTCGCCGATCTGGCATCTGGGATGGATCAGCTTGGCTGAGTGCAAGGGTATGCTTGCGAGCCGCGGGGTTGATCTGGACGAGAACTCGCTCGTGTATTTAGGACCCAAGGTGGAGGAAGATTTGGTGTGTTGGGCGGTTGATGTGTCTGAAGAAGAGGACGGCGTCGTTTTGGTGTTTGAAAGTAGGAAGCTTTGTTTCGTCGAGCTTCGGACTTTGATGGTTGCTGCTGATTGGGTGGATCAGCGAGCTATGGATGAATTGGCTATCGCAGGACAT GCTAGGGCGTTGCTTGAGTGGCACAGAGTATCAAGATTCTGCGGATCTTGTGGAGGTGCAAATGTTCCAAAGGAAGCAGGGAGAAGAAAGCAATGCTCAAACGAGGCTTGCGGAAAGCGGGTTTATCCCCGGGTTGACCCG GTGGTTATAATGTTAGTTATTGATCGAGAGAATGATCGTGCGCTTTTGAGCAGACAGTCTAGATATGTACCCAGGATGTGGAGTTGCTTAGCTGGATTTATTGAG CCAGGGGAAAGCTTAGAAGAGGCTGTGAGGCGAGAAACATGGGAAGAGACAGGCATTGAAGTAGGAGATGTTGTCTATCACAGCTCTCAGCCTTGGCCTG TGGGACCAAGTAGCATGCCATGCCAACTGATGCTGGGGTTCTTCGCTTTCGCCAAGACTCTTGACATTAACGTAGACAAGGAAGAGTTAGAAG ATGCTCAATGGCACAGTAGAGAAGATGTGAAGAAAGCACTGACGTTTGCAGAATACAGGAAGGCCCAAAGAACAGCTGCTTCAAAGATAGAGCAAATCTGTAAAGGTGTGGAGAAAAGCCAGGGTCTATCAACAGATTTCAATGTTGAAAGCGGTGAGCTGGCTCCTATGTTCATCCCGGGGCCATTTGCAATTGCTCACCACCTGATCTCTACATGGGTAGATCAGGGTTCTGGCAATGTTCACTCAAAACCGCAAGCCGTCTCTCGAGTTTGTAGCTAG
- the LOC108846774 gene encoding uncharacterized protein At1g15400, which translates to MALQRSTTSFRRQGSSGLIWNDRFLSGEIRNDERKEDRRNDHRDGSVAATTATVKRSASDGGRSHGGRLDVSQTLDPPSPEISAGCGFCSMFSSNRRRRRRGRSSSAGSS; encoded by the coding sequence ATGGCGTTGCAGAGATCAACGACGTCGTTCAGGAGACAAGGATCGTCAGGACTCATCTGGAACGACAGATTCTTGAGCGGAGAAATCCGTAACGACGAAAGAAAAGAAGACCGACGTAACGATCATCGCGACGGGTCAGTGGCTGCAACCACGGCAACAGTGAAACGTAGCGCATCGGACGGAGGACGTAGCCACGGTGGACGGTTGGACGTTTCTCAAACGTTGGATCCACCTTCCCCTGAGATATCTGCCGGTTGTGGCTTTTGTTCTATGTTTTCGTCTAATAGAAGAAGGAGACGCAGAGGAAGATCATCAAGCGCTGGAAGTTCATAA
- the LOC108837198 gene encoding NADH-cytochrome b5 reductase-like protein, whose protein sequence is MATSFFRRLARSAPIALPAAFRSQSKSGLGTFRFSAGAIAALSGGLSCYYLTSANNLAYLDQAKEETGPKTALNPDKWLEFKLQDTATVSHNTKLFRFSFDPSTNLGLHVASCLLTRAPLGYNAEGKTKYVVRPYTPISDPEAKGYFDLLIKVYPDGKMSQHFASLKPGDVLEVKGPIEKFKYSPNMKKHIGMIAGGSGITPMLQVIDTIVKNPEDNTKITLLYANVSPDDILLKQKLDALKANHPNLKVFYTVDNPTKNWKGGVGYVSKDMALKGLPLPADDTLILVCGPPGMMEHVSGGKAPDWSQGEVKGILKELGFTEQMVFKF, encoded by the exons ATGGCGACCTCCTTCTTCCGCCGACTCGCTAGGTCAGCTCCGATCGCACTCCCCGCCGCGTTCAGATCCCAAAGCAAATCTGGTCTCGGCACTTTCCGATTCTCCGCCGGCGCGATCGCTGCACTTTCCGGTGGACTCTCCTGTTACTACCTCACTTCCGCCAACAATCTG GCTTATCTGGATCAAGCTAAGGAAGAGACGGGACCCAAAACAG CTCTAAACCCTGACAAATGGCTCGAGTTCAAGCTCCAAGACACTGCTACAGTTAGCCACAACACCAAGTTGTTCAG GTTCTCATTTGACCCCTCAACCAACTTGGGTCTTCATGTCGCTTCTTGTCTCCTGACAAG AGCTCCTTTAGGCTATAATGCTGAAGGGAAAACAAAATATGTCGTTAGGCC TTACACTCCTATCTCAGACCCAGAGGCTAAGGGCTATTTTGATTTACTGATTAAG GTATATCCAGATGGAAAAATGAGTCAGCATTTTGCCAGCTTAAAACCGGGGGATGTGTTGGAAGTGAAAGG ACCCATTGAAAAGTTCAAGTATTCGCCTAATATGAAGAAACATATTGGCATG ATTGCTGGTGGAAGTGGGATTACTCCAATGCTTCAGGTGATTGATACCATCGTGAAGAATCCTGAGGACAACACGAAG ATAACATTACTTTATGCCAATGTTTCTCCGGATGATATACTTCTCAAGCAAAAGTTGGATGCTCTTAAGGCAAACCACCCAAATCTGAAG gTATTCTACACTGTTGACAATCCTACTAAAAATTGGAAAGGAGGAGTAGGTTACGTTTCAAAGGACATGGCTCTGAAAGGCTTACCTCTTCCTGCTGACGATACACTTATCCTC GTATGTGGTCCTCCTGGGATGATGGAACATGTATCCGGAGGCAAAGCTCCAGACTGGTCACAAGGAGAG GTAAAGGGGATACTCAAAGAACTCGGATTCACAGAGCAAATGGTTTTCAAATTCTGA